From the Thermococcus sp. 18S1 genome, one window contains:
- a CDS encoding ATP-binding protein, translating to MVELTDYLLKLSAELPSRFDYARRLRKRFLFERLAGLVDDYLGGESPKTVLLPGLRGTGKTTLLGQLYFHALSKTADVIYISADEARLLGFSLHEVIERYFDVFRPKRPVLLLDEVQYDPDWDLTLKVLHDRRKALVIATGSSALKLKESPDLARRAVHVEVKPLSFIEYLHLTGEDVGPVGLDTLFEFDVDRLERALSTGSRFAKTAEDYLTLGSLPLTLELEERTAYESLFSLVERIVYRDLPEFRNFDSSTLDSALRLLTIIASPKGERFSYERLSKTLGISKSTVMELVRAFVASGLLIEISPVGGLSKKIRRSSKLKFSAPSLRASLLSKFEVVELAPLLEDAVALYLSGEGILEYEPGKGGADFVLTRRGKRYVVEVGLGKASYTQVRRSMERTGADFGIVIGREFDVRENLLMIPWWAFLSLV from the coding sequence ATGGTCGAGCTAACGGACTATCTTTTAAAGCTCTCCGCCGAACTGCCATCGAGGTTCGACTACGCGAGAAGACTTAGGAAACGCTTCCTTTTTGAGAGGCTTGCCGGTCTGGTTGATGACTACCTCGGCGGTGAAAGCCCCAAGACCGTCCTCCTTCCGGGCCTGAGGGGGACTGGAAAAACGACGCTTCTCGGTCAGCTTTACTTCCACGCGCTCTCCAAGACCGCCGACGTGATCTACATATCCGCCGATGAAGCTCGCCTCCTCGGCTTCTCCCTTCACGAGGTTATAGAGAGGTATTTCGATGTCTTCAGGCCCAAGAGACCCGTTCTCCTCCTCGACGAGGTTCAGTACGACCCGGACTGGGATTTAACTCTGAAAGTCCTCCACGACAGGAGGAAGGCCCTCGTGATCGCCACGGGCTCTTCCGCTTTAAAGCTGAAGGAAAGCCCCGACCTCGCGAGGAGGGCGGTTCACGTTGAGGTAAAGCCGCTCAGCTTCATTGAATACCTCCACCTCACCGGGGAGGACGTCGGGCCGGTGGGCCTCGATACGCTGTTCGAATTCGACGTTGATAGACTGGAGAGAGCGCTCTCAACGGGCTCCCGCTTTGCTAAAACCGCTGAGGACTACCTGACGCTTGGCTCCCTGCCGCTGACCCTTGAGCTGGAGGAGAGAACCGCCTATGAATCCCTGTTTTCCCTCGTTGAAAGGATAGTCTATCGGGACCTTCCCGAGTTCAGGAACTTTGACTCATCAACGCTGGATTCCGCCCTGAGACTTCTGACCATAATCGCCAGCCCCAAGGGGGAGCGTTTCAGCTACGAGCGGCTCTCGAAGACGCTGGGGATATCAAAAAGCACCGTCATGGAACTCGTGAGGGCCTTCGTCGCCAGTGGACTTCTCATAGAGATATCCCCCGTTGGAGGTCTCTCAAAGAAGATCCGCAGAAGCTCGAAGCTCAAGTTTTCAGCGCCTTCGCTCCGGGCGTCGCTCCTTTCCAAGTTCGAGGTTGTTGAACTCGCCCCCCTGCTCGAGGACGCCGTGGCCCTCTACCTCTCGGGAGAGGGCATTCTGGAGTACGAACCTGGAAAGGGCGGTGCGGACTTCGTTCTTACGAGGAGGGGAAAACGATACGTCGTTGAGGTTGGCCTTGGAAAGGCTAGCTACACCCAGGTTAGGAGGAGCATGGAGAGAACCGGGGCCGACTTCGGAATAGTCATAGGGAGAGAATTCGACGTCAGGGAAAACCTCTTGATGATTCCCTGGTGGGCATTCCTAAGCCTTGTGTAA
- the priL gene encoding DNA primase large subunit PriL → MLDPFGPEARRLVKDEFGGITELLMIIPSYVGVDAALERVSWIKSGEIPEDILELEGIRDLLTFYALLGALAFSPYGLEREVVREANLRIYHRRILQKGTLVGVSTPLEAVSGGQIPERDRTILERTHHTELSPDERRKLRLGYRIHLSKFLELWEGSLKEVYVKEGYAYLTEEGAIELWKRSFERNFDRAVNLLYEIRDELPDYYLRLYEKLGEIAREHYKERLERMGSARAQPLRFDLFPPCVKIALGGVPSGLRNYAITVLLTSFLSYARLCPNPPRRDVRIRDCVSDLGVVEKEILPVIIEAGNRCSPPLFEDQPHEVKNIWYHLGFGLTDKPTLEDSGNSTWYFPPNCSKIKANAPDLCKPDRNCRNIKNPLTYYLRKLYLENRRKEEGEGGETDGGEENG, encoded by the coding sequence ATGCTGGATCCATTCGGGCCCGAGGCCAGGCGGCTCGTTAAAGACGAGTTCGGTGGAATAACCGAGCTGCTCATGATAATACCCTCGTACGTTGGGGTTGACGCCGCCCTCGAGAGGGTTAGCTGGATAAAGTCCGGTGAAATACCAGAGGACATCCTTGAGCTTGAAGGAATACGGGATCTGCTCACCTTCTACGCACTCCTGGGGGCGCTGGCCTTCTCACCGTACGGCCTCGAGAGGGAGGTCGTCAGGGAGGCCAACCTGAGGATATATCACAGGAGGATACTGCAGAAAGGAACGCTCGTGGGGGTTTCCACACCCCTTGAGGCGGTTTCCGGCGGCCAAATACCCGAGAGGGATAGAACCATACTCGAGAGAACCCACCACACGGAGCTGTCCCCGGACGAGAGGAGGAAGCTACGGCTGGGATACAGGATACACCTGTCAAAGTTTCTGGAGCTGTGGGAGGGCTCCCTCAAAGAGGTCTACGTGAAGGAAGGCTACGCGTATCTCACGGAGGAAGGGGCCATTGAGCTGTGGAAGCGCTCCTTCGAGAGGAACTTCGACAGGGCCGTGAACCTGCTCTACGAGATAAGGGACGAGCTGCCCGACTACTACCTCAGGCTCTACGAGAAGCTCGGCGAGATAGCGCGGGAGCACTACAAGGAGAGGCTGGAGCGGATGGGCTCCGCCAGGGCACAGCCACTGCGCTTCGACCTGTTCCCGCCGTGCGTCAAGATTGCCCTGGGCGGCGTTCCCTCGGGCCTCAGGAACTACGCTATAACCGTTCTCCTGACGAGCTTCCTGAGCTACGCCAGGCTCTGCCCCAATCCCCCCAGGAGGGACGTGAGGATAAGGGACTGCGTGAGTGACCTGGGCGTTGTGGAGAAGGAAATACTGCCCGTGATCATCGAGGCCGGCAACCGCTGTTCGCCGCCCCTCTTCGAGGACCAGCCCCACGAGGTAAAGAACATCTGGTACCACCTCGGCTTCGGGCTCACAGACAAGCCAACCCTCGAGGACAGCGGGAACTCGACCTGGTACTTCCCGCCCAACTGCTCCAAGATAAAGGCTAACGCGCCGGACCTCTGCAAGCCGGACAGGAACTGCAGGAACATCAAGAATCCCCTGACGTACTACCTCAGGAAGCTCTACCTCGAAAACCGGCGGAAGGAAGAAGGCGAGGGCGGAGAAACGGACGGCGGTGAGGAAAATGGCTGA
- a CDS encoding DUF5748 family protein yields the protein MHFEVVKEFLEETGADWIEIDGEIHLEPEVFYEVWKYVGQPDLETYVIEDEVVEPGSYDPPEMKYTDMKKVKVKKAYFTTLDGKKIVTDYVELQKILKEKSV from the coding sequence ATGCACTTCGAGGTAGTGAAAGAGTTTCTTGAGGAAACCGGGGCGGATTGGATAGAGATTGACGGCGAAATCCACCTCGAGCCGGAGGTCTTCTACGAGGTCTGGAAATACGTCGGCCAGCCGGACCTCGAAACGTACGTCATCGAGGACGAGGTCGTCGAACCGGGTTCTTACGATCCGCCCGAGATGAAATACACCGACATGAAAAAGGTGAAGGTCAAAAAGGCCTACTTCACCACCCTCGACGGCAAGAAAATCGTAACCGACTACGTTGAGCTCCAGAAGATTCTGAAGGAGAAATCCGTCTGA
- a CDS encoding class I SAM-dependent rRNA methyltransferase has protein sequence MAKVIVDAQAARAIGKGAMIVFKKGVVRTEGEIRPGDIAEVYTRGGKFLGRGFINPNSNIMVRLITQDEHTEVNKELFRERIKKANEYRKKVLGYDKAYRMVYGEADYLPGLIVDRFNEIASVQISSVGMERFKLDVAEAIMEAEPEIETVFEKNTGRSRRREGLPEIERVLLGREKYRTIIEEGRAKFIVDMRGQKTGFFLDQRENRIALEKYVKPGMRVLDVFTYTGGFAIHAAVAGADEVVAVDKSPWAINMVKENAKLNGVDDRMKYVVGSAFQVMEDMIKRGEKFDVVILDPPAFVQHEKDLKRGLRAYFNVNYAGLRLVKEGGVLVTASCSQHVDMQAFKDMVIAAAAKAGKFLRLLEPYRTQAPDHPILMASKDTEYLKALFLYVEDIK, from the coding sequence ATGGCGAAGGTTATAGTTGACGCTCAGGCTGCGAGAGCTATAGGCAAGGGTGCGATGATAGTTTTCAAGAAGGGAGTCGTGAGAACCGAGGGCGAGATAAGGCCTGGTGACATAGCTGAGGTCTACACGCGCGGGGGCAAGTTCCTGGGCAGGGGCTTCATCAACCCGAACTCCAACATCATGGTCAGGCTCATAACCCAGGACGAGCACACGGAGGTTAACAAGGAGCTCTTCCGCGAGAGGATAAAGAAGGCCAACGAGTACCGCAAGAAGGTCCTCGGCTACGACAAGGCTTACCGCATGGTGTACGGCGAGGCGGACTATCTGCCCGGCCTCATAGTTGACCGCTTCAACGAGATTGCCTCGGTCCAGATTTCGAGCGTTGGAATGGAGAGGTTCAAGCTCGACGTTGCCGAGGCTATAATGGAGGCTGAGCCCGAGATTGAGACCGTCTTCGAGAAGAACACCGGAAGGAGCAGGCGCAGGGAGGGTCTGCCCGAGATAGAGAGAGTTTTGCTTGGCAGGGAGAAGTACCGCACCATAATCGAGGAGGGCAGAGCCAAGTTCATCGTGGACATGCGCGGCCAGAAGACCGGCTTCTTCCTCGACCAGAGGGAGAACAGAATAGCCCTTGAGAAGTACGTCAAGCCCGGGATGAGGGTTCTCGACGTCTTCACCTACACCGGTGGCTTCGCGATACACGCCGCCGTCGCAGGCGCCGACGAGGTTGTGGCCGTCGATAAGTCCCCCTGGGCAATAAACATGGTGAAGGAGAACGCCAAGCTCAACGGCGTGGATGACAGGATGAAGTACGTCGTGGGGAGCGCGTTCCAGGTCATGGAGGACATGATAAAGAGGGGCGAGAAGTTCGACGTCGTGATTCTCGATCCGCCGGCCTTTGTCCAGCACGAGAAGGACCTTAAGAGGGGGCTCAGGGCTTACTTCAACGTGAACTACGCGGGTCTGCGGCTGGTGAAGGAGGGCGGCGTACTCGTCACGGCATCCTGCTCCCAGCACGTCGATATGCAGGCCTTCAAGGACATGGTCATCGCGGCCGCCGCAAAGGCCGGCAAGTTCCTCAGGCTCCTCGAGCCCTACAGGACGCAGGCCCCGGACCACCCGATACTGATGGCCTCGAAGGACACGGAGTACCTCAAGGCCCTGTTCCTCTACGTGGAGGACATTAAGTGA
- a CDS encoding class I SAM-dependent methyltransferase, which translates to MPAWKDGKLGLPVKEAVKLFPELKDYLDERGRLDFSNREARILYNRAIAKALFGLEIEYHPRGLVTTPVSRYLFLKTFLRGGERVLEIGTGHTAMMALMAEKLFKCDVTATELDGEFFEYARRNIERNGAGVELIRSDGGIIREVIPEGERFDVIFSAPPYYERPTRGVLTEREGVGGGEHGEAFSVRLIEEAMDYLKPGGKAALFLPDKKPLIGAIEEKGKALGYSVRDVKFKAGTRWRHSLILHKA; encoded by the coding sequence ATGCCAGCCTGGAAGGACGGAAAGCTCGGACTGCCTGTAAAGGAAGCCGTGAAGCTGTTTCCGGAGCTGAAGGACTACCTCGACGAGCGCGGAAGGCTCGATTTCTCGAACAGGGAAGCGAGGATACTCTACAACAGGGCGATAGCGAAGGCCCTCTTCGGGCTGGAGATAGAGTACCACCCGCGCGGGCTCGTGACGACTCCCGTCTCGCGCTACCTATTCCTCAAGACCTTCCTGCGCGGGGGAGAGAGGGTTCTTGAGATTGGAACCGGCCATACCGCGATGATGGCCCTCATGGCTGAGAAGCTCTTCAAGTGCGACGTTACAGCGACGGAGCTCGACGGGGAGTTCTTTGAGTACGCGAGGAGAAACATCGAGAGGAACGGCGCCGGAGTTGAGCTCATCAGGAGCGACGGTGGGATAATCAGGGAGGTAATCCCTGAAGGCGAGCGCTTTGACGTGATCTTCTCCGCCCCGCCCTACTACGAGAGGCCGACGAGGGGAGTTCTAACGGAGAGGGAAGGCGTTGGAGGGGGCGAGCACGGGGAGGCCTTCTCGGTGAGGCTCATCGAGGAGGCGATGGACTATTTGAAGCCCGGCGGCAAGGCAGCCCTATTCCTTCCTGACAAGAAGCCGCTGATAGGGGCAATAGAAGAGAAAGGAAAGGCGCTGGGCTACTCCGTGAGGGACGTAAAGTTCAAGGCCGGGACGAGGTGGAGGCACAGTTTGATATTACACAAGGCTTAG
- a CDS encoding tripartite tricarboxylate transporter permease, with protein MLRELLMGIAGGTLSGIAPGIHVNTLGAFLSGIGVRSNLLLFAMGLTHTFLDVIPSAFLGVPDEGTALGVLPAHRLVLRGRAMEVVRIALWASFLAVLLFIPLVPFYMVIAPLYRPELGRLAVLFLALLLVLSERGLQRLYALAIFLLSGILGILTFRLGLSQPFYHLFTGLFGLPVVLLALRSGAARIGGGEDGRILLGRRRFVGLSLLGTLLGMVASLVPAFTASQAALIGSFLSKDERSFLTVVFSVNTANFMFSFANFLSTGRRRNGIVALMAPVPGSDISFYLLAAVFVSMAVLLYAEPLAALILRLLGRVPYRALNFAVAGVLVALSYLFDGVTGLVVLLGGTMIGLLAAVLGVKRTNCMGVLMLPIIIG; from the coding sequence GTGCTCCGTGAACTGCTGATGGGCATCGCGGGCGGAACCTTGAGCGGCATCGCGCCGGGAATACACGTCAACACCCTGGGAGCCTTTCTATCTGGCATAGGAGTCCGCAGCAACCTCCTCCTGTTCGCTATGGGACTGACCCACACTTTCCTGGACGTCATCCCCTCCGCCTTCCTGGGTGTTCCCGACGAGGGCACGGCGCTCGGTGTCCTTCCGGCTCACAGGCTCGTTCTCAGGGGGCGGGCGATGGAGGTCGTCAGAATCGCCCTGTGGGCGAGCTTTCTGGCGGTTCTTTTGTTCATCCCCCTCGTGCCGTTCTACATGGTTATTGCCCCGCTCTACCGCCCCGAGCTTGGTCGCCTTGCGGTTCTTTTTCTGGCGCTTCTCCTCGTCCTCTCTGAGAGGGGCCTTCAGAGGCTTTACGCCCTCGCAATATTCCTGCTCTCGGGCATCCTCGGAATCCTAACCTTCCGCCTCGGCCTCTCCCAGCCGTTCTACCACCTGTTCACGGGCCTCTTTGGGCTCCCCGTCGTTCTGCTGGCCCTGAGAAGCGGGGCAGCTCGCATAGGCGGCGGGGAAGACGGTAGAATCCTCCTGGGCAGGCGCCGCTTCGTCGGTCTCTCCCTCCTCGGGACGCTCCTTGGAATGGTCGCCTCCCTTGTTCCGGCCTTCACGGCGTCCCAGGCAGCCCTCATAGGTTCCTTCCTTTCGAAGGACGAGCGCTCCTTCCTGACCGTCGTGTTCTCCGTGAACACCGCCAACTTCATGTTCTCCTTCGCCAACTTCCTCTCAACCGGAAGGAGGAGAAACGGTATCGTTGCCCTGATGGCGCCCGTTCCGGGGAGTGATATCAGCTTCTACCTCCTGGCGGCCGTTTTCGTTTCGATGGCGGTTCTCCTCTATGCCGAGCCGCTCGCGGCCCTCATACTCCGCCTGCTCGGACGGGTTCCGTACCGGGCGCTAAACTTTGCGGTCGCGGGGGTTCTCGTGGCACTCTCGTACCTCTTCGATGGTGTTACCGGTTTGGTCGTTCTCCTGGGAGGCACGATGATCGGACTGCTGGCGGCGGTACTCGGGGTCAAGAGAACGAACTGCATGGGGGTGCTGATGCTCCCAATAATAATCGGATAA
- a CDS encoding ATPase domain-containing protein: protein MVTKYTVERLKSGIPGFDDLIQGGFPSGTTVLVTGPTGSGKTTFGVQFVYKGAELYNEPGVIVTLEERAQDLRKEMLAFGWDFEKYERERKIAIVDGVSAVVGLPSEEQYVLEGNLNAEDFLRYIYRVVKAIDAKRLVIDSIPSIAFRLRKENEIREVLLQLNTILLEMGVTSILTTEAPEPGRGKISRYGIEEYIARGVILLDFVEKEVELKRYLLIRKMRETKHSMKKYPFEINEKGIVVYPSGEVY from the coding sequence ATGGTCACGAAATACACAGTTGAAAGATTGAAAAGTGGCATTCCTGGCTTTGATGATTTAATCCAGGGCGGTTTTCCCAGCGGAACCACGGTTCTGGTTACCGGCCCTACCGGAAGCGGCAAGACTACTTTTGGTGTCCAGTTCGTCTATAAAGGTGCCGAGCTCTACAACGAGCCTGGAGTTATCGTCACCCTTGAGGAGAGGGCCCAGGACCTCAGGAAGGAGATGCTCGCCTTTGGATGGGACTTTGAGAAGTACGAGAGGGAGAGAAAGATAGCCATCGTGGACGGTGTGAGTGCTGTTGTAGGCCTCCCCTCCGAGGAGCAGTACGTTCTTGAGGGCAACCTCAACGCAGAGGACTTCCTCCGCTACATATACCGCGTTGTCAAGGCCATCGATGCCAAGAGGCTCGTGATAGACTCTATCCCCTCCATCGCGTTCAGGCTCAGGAAGGAGAATGAAATCAGGGAGGTTCTTCTCCAGCTCAACACGATTCTCCTTGAGATGGGGGTCACCTCGATCCTCACCACCGAGGCCCCAGAACCGGGCAGGGGCAAGATAAGCCGCTACGGCATAGAGGAGTACATAGCCAGGGGTGTCATCCTTCTCGACTTCGTTGAGAAGGAGGTCGAGCTGAAGCGCTACCTCTTGATAAGGAAGATGCGCGAGACCAAGCACTCGATGAAGAAGTATCCCTTCGAGATAAACGAGAAAGGCATCGTGGTCTATCCGAGCGGTGAAGTTTACTGA
- a CDS encoding M20 family metallo-hydrolase, whose product MSEALEKVSQEIEKLQDEMVETLVELIKIPAISPDYGYEGEYDKAQKLLEMIKDWPFDKVEVYNAPDERAKNGVRPSILAYYYGENGEDSPRIWILTHIDVVPPGDMSKWTVTEPFKPVVKDGKVYGRGSEDNGQSLVASLYAVRAMMNLGIRPKRTVILAFVSDEETGSKYGVEWLMREHPELFRKDDLVLVPDGGNEDGTFIEVAEKSILWLRVKVRGKQVHASMPDKGLNAHRVALDFAYHLDKLLHEKYGERDELFEPAESTFEPTMVHGPADSPNIAPGEHEVVFDCRILPRYSIDDILADAKALAEEIKEKYRKEFDGEVLPEIEFEVLQRMDAPAPTDPNSEIVRLLQEALRKLRGKEAKVGGIGGGTFAAYFRKLGIPAVVWATLDEMAHQPNEYAWIKNLVEDAKVMAALALL is encoded by the coding sequence ATGAGCGAAGCCCTTGAGAAGGTCTCGCAGGAGATTGAGAAGCTCCAGGACGAGATGGTGGAAACCCTTGTCGAACTGATCAAGATACCCGCCATAAGCCCGGACTACGGCTACGAGGGCGAATATGACAAGGCTCAGAAGCTGCTTGAGATGATAAAGGACTGGCCCTTCGACAAGGTTGAGGTCTACAACGCGCCGGATGAGAGGGCCAAGAACGGCGTGAGGCCGAGCATTCTGGCCTACTACTACGGTGAAAATGGTGAGGACAGCCCGAGGATATGGATTCTCACCCACATTGACGTGGTTCCGCCCGGGGACATGAGCAAGTGGACGGTCACCGAGCCATTCAAGCCGGTCGTCAAGGACGGCAAGGTTTACGGCAGGGGAAGCGAGGACAACGGACAGAGTTTGGTCGCTTCGCTTTACGCCGTAAGGGCCATGATGAACCTCGGGATAAGGCCGAAGAGGACGGTAATCCTGGCCTTCGTCAGCGACGAGGAGACCGGCAGCAAGTACGGCGTCGAGTGGCTCATGAGGGAGCACCCGGAGCTGTTCAGGAAGGACGACCTGGTTCTCGTCCCGGACGGCGGAAACGAGGACGGAACCTTCATCGAGGTCGCCGAGAAGAGCATCCTCTGGCTCAGGGTGAAGGTCAGGGGCAAGCAGGTCCACGCCAGCATGCCCGACAAGGGACTCAACGCCCACCGCGTGGCCCTCGACTTCGCCTACCATCTCGACAAACTCCTCCACGAGAAGTACGGCGAGAGGGACGAGCTCTTCGAGCCAGCGGAGAGCACCTTCGAGCCAACGATGGTTCACGGCCCGGCCGACAGCCCGAACATAGCGCCCGGCGAGCACGAGGTGGTTTTCGACTGCAGGATTCTGCCGAGGTACAGCATAGACGACATCCTCGCCGACGCCAAGGCCCTTGCCGAGGAGATTAAAGAGAAGTACAGAAAGGAGTTCGACGGCGAGGTTCTGCCCGAGATAGAGTTCGAGGTTCTCCAGCGCATGGACGCCCCGGCCCCGACCGATCCGAACAGCGAGATAGTGAGGCTCCTCCAGGAGGCGCTCAGGAAGCTCCGCGGAAAGGAAGCCAAGGTCGGAGGAATAGGCGGCGGAACCTTCGCGGCCTACTTCAGGAAGCTCGGAATTCCGGCCGTCGTCTGGGCGACGCTCGACGAGATGGCCCACCAGCCCAACGAGTACGCCTGGATAAAGAACCTGGTGGAAGACGCCAAGGTCATGGCAGCTCTGGCTCTTCTCTGA
- a CDS encoding PqqD family protein, with product MEEYMNLVPVRNEKVELKKIEGRYYLLIPMDSKLDFLARRLHGDYRRIELDEIGAYAWELCDGRRTVKEIGKALKARFGEDAEPLYERLVTFLFELAKRYLIEFKRTDELG from the coding sequence ATGGAAGAGTACATGAACCTCGTGCCAGTGCGCAACGAGAAGGTTGAACTGAAGAAGATCGAGGGAAGGTACTACCTCCTGATTCCCATGGACTCGAAGCTGGACTTTCTGGCCAGGAGGCTCCACGGGGACTACAGGAGGATAGAGCTGGACGAGATAGGGGCCTACGCGTGGGAGCTGTGCGACGGCAGGAGAACGGTGAAGGAGATAGGGAAAGCCCTGAAGGCCCGCTTTGGGGAGGACGCAGAGCCCCTCTACGAGCGCCTGGTGACTTTTCTTTTCGAGCTGGCGAAGAGGTATTTGATTGAGTTTAAAAGAACGGATGAATTAGGATAA
- a CDS encoding serpin family protein, whose translation MRYVLAVLVIFMVVASGCIANNEGTSTVSPDSSSKTFTPPMTKYDVLKEGQEKPVVEGLNAFTFDLYRELSADGGNVFFSPYSVEVALAMAYEGANGSTREEMERVLHLPGDDDARWTGFRYLILSLNPSNGPYVLSTANALWVQKDYPVNERYLWIIREFYLGDVRNVDFVRDPDGAAEEINSWAEERTRGRIKDLIPRGALNGYTRLVITNAIYFRANWSSRFDPGDTANESFTLVSGEKITVPMMHQRGTFNYTENDELQALEMPYEGGRLSMLIILPRDNSPTGIEGKLTPEFIRELREGMKPVLVDVTIPKFRFEASYSLKKPLIDMGMGDAFSDGANFSGITDAERLFISDVIHKTFISVAENGTEAAAATAVIIEAASAPGEEPEYKVFKADHPFLFLIVDRETGAVLFMGRLMDPRG comes from the coding sequence ATGAGGTACGTACTGGCGGTTCTGGTCATCTTCATGGTCGTTGCGTCCGGCTGCATAGCCAATAACGAAGGAACGTCAACGGTTTCTCCGGATTCGTCGAGCAAAACGTTCACTCCCCCGATGACCAAGTACGACGTTCTGAAGGAGGGGCAGGAAAAGCCGGTTGTTGAGGGCCTAAATGCTTTCACATTCGACCTGTACCGCGAGCTGAGCGCGGATGGGGGGAACGTGTTCTTCTCGCCGTACAGCGTGGAGGTCGCCCTGGCGATGGCCTACGAGGGGGCGAACGGGAGCACGAGGGAGGAGATGGAAAGAGTCCTGCACCTGCCCGGGGACGACGATGCCAGGTGGACAGGCTTCAGATACCTGATACTCTCCCTTAATCCATCGAATGGGCCCTACGTCCTCAGCACCGCCAACGCGCTCTGGGTGCAGAAGGACTACCCCGTGAACGAGCGGTACCTCTGGATAATCCGGGAGTTCTACCTGGGCGACGTGAGGAACGTGGACTTCGTTAGAGACCCTGACGGGGCGGCGGAGGAGATAAACAGCTGGGCCGAGGAACGGACGAGGGGCAGAATAAAGGACCTCATCCCGAGGGGGGCGCTGAACGGATACACGAGGCTCGTGATAACTAACGCGATATACTTCAGGGCCAACTGGTCGAGCAGGTTCGATCCGGGGGACACGGCCAACGAGAGCTTCACCCTCGTCTCGGGCGAAAAGATAACGGTTCCCATGATGCACCAGAGGGGAACCTTCAACTACACCGAGAACGACGAACTCCAGGCCCTCGAGATGCCCTACGAGGGCGGCCGGCTGAGCATGCTGATAATACTGCCCAGGGATAACTCCCCCACAGGCATCGAGGGGAAGCTCACGCCTGAGTTCATCCGGGAGCTCAGGGAGGGCATGAAGCCTGTGCTCGTCGACGTGACGATTCCCAAGTTCAGGTTCGAGGCAAGCTACTCGCTGAAGAAGCCGCTCATCGACATGGGTATGGGGGACGCCTTCAGCGACGGGGCGAACTTCTCGGGAATCACCGATGCGGAGAGACTCTTCATAAGCGACGTGATACATAAGACCTTCATAAGCGTCGCAGAGAACGGCACCGAGGCGGCCGCGGCGACGGCCGTTATAATTGAGGCCGCCTCCGCACCGGGGGAAGAGCCGGAGTACAAGGTTTTCAAAGCAGACCACCCGTTCCTGTTCCTCATAGTGGACAGGGAAACGGGGGCGGTACTCTTCATGGGCAGGCTGATGGACCCGAGGGGTTGA